A single uncultured Methanobrevibacter sp. DNA region contains:
- a CDS encoding Ig-like domain repeat protein yields the protein MAILSLGAVSAQDNGTDDVTSVSQDNSIQLTINDDSKLSDDASTTYNKTVYVETAKGSDTGAGSEASPYATINKAISDVNASDNTVIYLGSGTYSGDNNTNLKIDLSHRNYGGSLTLIGAEDGTTVIDGSEESPIIAAISSDSIVTLKNIIFKNGKANMGSVVTSAGDLTIDNCVFEENYVTNLAAVYSEKGNLTITNSKFNKNSGNQYVDLYFSHDGFVTLINNTFENGVATSSWADTPAVYVGTGKPVIRGNTFKNLTSSRSAAALAVRYNNGDNFANITDNTFINCTYTGSNGGIVFFQNSYLKGNKFINCTSRTSLLYSVTDFNAKLAFEDVAVDGTSFTLKANVTDDMGNSVVGAKVIFTIDGANVGTATSNAEGVATLNVNKLLENGEHQISGTQAYDNENPFDVTVNNGTATVDFDHSPAEVWVSTEGNDETGNGSEDNPFLTLKKALDYGTAATVDLTVHIKNGLYNGSQNRDLSYSNVGKITIIGESYGNVIIDAEHAKSGEGWWASGSNIFKFGQNLEIKLVNLTLINCEGNPVDAYGLTMKDNIVINSSTIRAQSPNEGVIIDNIKIINGTNQAINAYNLVLTNSVIENCNGKTSTGLLWLTTNGDRVTYLENNTFKGNTIEGYSGGAAYYVQSDLVSINNTFDSNTVTGSASNIAYATGNNITSINDKFINNEVPSYVAQYRSNGNYASEIIVENITFINNRASANGAGLVTTGANIKGGKFINNTAAGNGGAIYLLNHGKTAQVSEMSIEDVTFENNTASCGNDIFIAPGQGNNVFANLTDLTITANSKNVTELSDIITVTVSHPSGAIIGGGQVTFYFDGNVVGKADLINQNATLEYVGFKNDTEYQFTSVYEYATENDTYVNGTISTNIADALESVEFYVSDSLGDDENGTGSKDNPFKSISKALSEGYTKSTNITVHVLEGNYTGELNTNLRIPTTVDVLLVGEDADKVIVSDSAADYFITALAGNAKLTLANVTLNRAARDTQSAIYVEEGANVEIDTVKFIGGQGNNGGAINTAGTLTINNSYFFDNGYADVTKRANAYYGGAIYNDGVLIIDNSTFEANHAGRLSTIASQGTLYMKNSQVIDSLDAYAMNMDLVAIGAFGGQKGNITIENTVFTVTNRTVNELSNRIYMPQNSLTCLAIGSSEHVTIINSTFEDQGGRYTPNAFGGINSWNLAGGGYTIVPGDIEVYNSTFRNLQAVSLFYSRTDGTSYASHRLFDGCLFENVEYIIAALNSGNFSVDIHNSVILSNDTAKIGIASGKTLEMDVSNNWWGSNNATFKNATIGTSNFISNYVLKLREISSEVVNPENYLVLTLNQTGNDVELAFKSFDGENLTDYDGSLPAREFTINATGAVLGTNNGTIANKVTTPVSVDGDSYEIEATVDNETVNLTVVRKDTQISIDSINKDLSINATLTDIDGKPLSNATVSYEIGDVKGNVTTDENGNFNIPCVANGEALIKFEATGSNFGCNKTFTFDGVVKENSTTVITVPEEIKIGDDLAVLISVENATGNVTLIVDGAVNVLPLENGIATYIMDAIAAGEHSIVAIYSGDDTLNPSYNVTGFYLEVFATEFTNLTLDGSGFIDGVLVNSLGDAMNNTVIFYTLDGVKYNTTTDEYGAFIINITKSTDVEISYAGDDYYLPTNISIKLENVAPTRTATVINSSDFTQYACDFYEGERGGNFTFQLLDMVGNPLANKTIYIGYNGVTLNRTTDENGFANVQINLKNAGLYTFVVVFLGDENYNASMAVHKVVIDKKPTSISASAKTFKATAKTKKYTVTLKTIPGSSIDGKTYLAAGKKVTMKINGKTYTAKTNAKGQATFSLKITKKGKFAASIKYDGDVTYKASSKSVKITIK from the coding sequence ATGGCCATATTATCTTTAGGAGCAGTAAGTGCTCAAGATAATGGAACTGATGATGTAACATCAGTCAGCCAGGACAATTCAATACAATTAACAATAAATGACGATTCAAAACTTAGTGACGACGCTTCAACAACATATAACAAAACAGTATATGTTGAAACTGCAAAAGGTTCAGACACCGGAGCGGGAAGTGAAGCAAGTCCATACGCAACAATAAATAAAGCAATCAGTGATGTTAATGCATCCGATAATACTGTTATTTATTTAGGTAGTGGAACTTATTCTGGAGATAACAATACAAACTTAAAAATTGATTTATCCCATAGAAATTATGGTGGAAGTTTAACCTTAATCGGTGCTGAAGACGGTACCACTGTAATTGACGGAAGCGAGGAATCTCCAATTATTGCGGCAATAAGCAGTGACTCAATTGTTACTTTAAAAAACATCATATTCAAAAATGGTAAAGCAAATATGGGTTCTGTAGTAACTTCTGCAGGTGACTTAACTATTGATAACTGTGTATTTGAAGAAAATTATGTTACCAATTTAGCTGCTGTTTATTCTGAAAAAGGTAATTTAACTATCACAAATTCTAAATTTAACAAAAATTCAGGTAACCAATATGTTGATTTATATTTCTCACATGATGGTTTTGTAACCTTAATAAACAACACATTTGAAAACGGTGTTGCAACAAGCTCCTGGGCAGATACTCCTGCAGTTTATGTAGGTACTGGTAAACCAGTTATTAGAGGAAATACCTTTAAAAATTTAACCAGCTCCCGCAGTGCAGCAGCATTAGCTGTAAGATACAATAACGGAGATAATTTTGCAAATATTACTGACAATACCTTCATAAACTGTACCTACACAGGTTCAAATGGAGGAATTGTATTTTTCCAAAATTCATATCTTAAAGGTAACAAATTCATCAACTGCACATCCAGAACATCTTTACTTTATTCTGTAACTGATTTCAATGCAAAACTTGCTTTTGAAGATGTAGCTGTCGACGGTACAAGTTTTACCTTAAAAGCTAATGTAACAGATGACATGGGAAATTCAGTTGTAGGTGCAAAAGTAATTTTCACTATTGACGGTGCAAATGTCGGTACTGCAACTTCAAATGCAGAGGGTGTTGCAACCTTAAATGTAAACAAATTATTGGAAAACGGCGAACACCAAATTTCCGGTACACAAGCATATGATAATGAAAATCCATTTGATGTAACTGTAAATAACGGTACTGCAACTGTAGACTTCGATCACTCCCCTGCAGAGGTATGGGTTTCAACTGAAGGAAATGACGAAACAGGTAACGGTAGTGAAGACAATCCGTTCTTAACCCTTAAAAAAGCTTTAGATTATGGAACTGCAGCTACTGTAGATTTAACCGTACACATTAAAAATGGTTTATACAACGGATCTCAAAACAGAGATTTATCCTATTCCAATGTTGGAAAAATTACAATTATCGGTGAATCCTATGGAAATGTCATCATCGATGCTGAACATGCAAAATCCGGCGAAGGATGGTGGGCATCCGGATCAAACATATTCAAATTTGGTCAAAACCTTGAAATCAAATTGGTTAACTTAACCTTAATCAACTGTGAAGGTAATCCTGTAGATGCATATGGATTAACAATGAAAGATAATATTGTAATAAACTCCAGCACTATCCGTGCTCAATCACCAAATGAAGGAGTAATCATTGACAATATAAAAATCATCAACGGAACAAATCAAGCAATCAACGCTTATAATTTAGTTTTAACCAATTCAGTGATTGAAAACTGTAATGGTAAAACTTCAACCGGTTTACTCTGGTTAACTACCAATGGCGATCGTGTAACATATTTAGAAAACAATACCTTTAAAGGCAACACAATCGAGGGTTATTCAGGTGGTGCAGCATATTATGTTCAATCTGATTTAGTAAGTATCAACAACACCTTTGATTCAAATACCGTAACCGGAAGTGCATCAAATATTGCTTATGCAACAGGTAATAACATTACTTCAATCAATGATAAGTTCATCAATAATGAAGTTCCAAGTTATGTTGCTCAATATAGAAGCAACGGTAATTATGCTAGTGAAATTATTGTAGAAAACATTACTTTCATCAACAATAGGGCATCTGCAAATGGTGCAGGATTAGTAACTACCGGTGCTAATATCAAAGGCGGAAAATTCATAAACAACACTGCTGCAGGAAATGGTGGTGCAATATACTTATTAAACCACGGAAAAACAGCTCAAGTAAGTGAAATGAGCATTGAAGATGTTACTTTTGAAAATAATACTGCATCTTGCGGAAATGATATATTCATTGCTCCAGGTCAAGGAAACAATGTATTTGCAAACTTAACTGATTTAACAATCACTGCAAACAGCAAAAATGTAACTGAATTATCAGACATCATAACCGTAACCGTATCCCACCCATCAGGTGCAATCATTGGAGGGGGTCAAGTAACCTTCTACTTCGATGGTAATGTAGTCGGTAAGGCTGATTTAATCAATCAAAATGCAACCTTAGAATACGTCGGATTTAAAAATGATACTGAATATCAATTCACAAGCGTTTATGAATATGCAACCGAAAACGATACCTATGTAAACGGTACTATATCTACAAACATTGCTGATGCTTTAGAAAGCGTAGAATTCTATGTATCTGACAGCCTTGGTGATGATGAAAACGGAACAGGTAGTAAAGACAATCCATTCAAATCCATTTCTAAAGCATTAAGTGAAGGTTATACAAAATCCACAAACATTACTGTTCATGTTTTAGAAGGTAATTACACCGGTGAATTAAATACCAATTTAAGAATTCCAACAACTGTTGACGTATTGTTAGTCGGTGAAGACGCAGACAAAGTCATTGTCTCAGACAGTGCTGCTGATTACTTCATTACTGCTTTAGCAGGTAATGCTAAATTAACATTAGCTAATGTAACTTTAAACAGAGCTGCTCGTGATACCCAATCTGCAATTTATGTTGAAGAAGGCGCTAATGTAGAAATTGACACTGTCAAATTCATCGGCGGACAAGGTAACAATGGTGGTGCTATCAATACTGCAGGTACTTTAACTATAAACAATTCCTACTTCTTCGATAACGGTTATGCAGATGTAACTAAAAGAGCAAACGCTTATTATGGTGGAGCTATTTACAATGATGGTGTTTTAATAATTGATAATTCAACATTTGAAGCAAACCATGCAGGCAGATTATCCACTATTGCAAGTCAAGGTACATTATACATGAAAAATTCACAGGTAATTGACAGCCTTGACGCTTACGCAATGAATATGGACTTAGTGGCTATCGGTGCATTTGGCGGTCAAAAAGGTAATATCACAATAGAAAACACTGTTTTCACTGTTACCAACAGAACAGTTAATGAACTGTCCAACCGCATATACATGCCTCAAAATTCATTGACATGCCTTGCAATCGGATCCAGTGAACATGTAACAATTATCAACTCTACATTCGAAGATCAAGGTGGAAGATACACTCCAAATGCATTTGGCGGAATCAACTCCTGGAACCTTGCAGGAGGAGGTTATACCATAGTACCTGGAGATATTGAGGTCTATAACTCAACATTCAGAAATTTACAGGCAGTAAGCTTATTCTACTCAAGAACTGACGGAACTTCATATGCTTCCCACAGATTATTTGACGGATGTTTATTTGAAAATGTAGAATATATAATCGCAGCTCTCAACTCAGGTAATTTCTCAGTAGACATACACAATTCTGTTATTTTATCAAATGATACTGCCAAAATAGGAATTGCTTCCGGTAAAACTCTTGAAATGGATGTTTCCAACAACTGGTGGGGAAGCAACAACGCTACATTTAAGAATGCTACTATTGGAACTTCCAATTTCATTTCCAATTATGTTTTAAAACTCAGAGAAATCAGCTCAGAAGTAGTAAACCCTGAAAACTATCTGGTTTTAACCTTAAACCAAACTGGAAACGATGTTGAATTAGCATTCAAATCATTTGATGGTGAAAACTTAACTGATTATGACGGATCCTTACCTGCTAGAGAATTCACAATTAATGCAACAGGTGCTGTTTTAGGAACCAACAACGGAACTATTGCAAATAAAGTTACAACTCCTGTTAGTGTTGACGGTGACAGTTATGAAATTGAAGCAACTGTTGACAATGAAACTGTCAACTTAACTGTTGTAAGAAAAGACACCCAAATAAGCATTGATTCCATCAATAAAGATTTAAGCATTAATGCTACATTAACTGATATTGACGGCAAACCTCTAAGCAATGCAACTGTTTCATACGAAATCGGTGATGTTAAAGGAAATGTCACCACTGATGAAAATGGTAACTTTAACATTCCATGCGTTGCTAACGGTGAAGCATTAATTAAATTTGAAGCAACAGGCAGTAACTTTGGTTGCAATAAAACTTTCACATTTGACGGAGTTGTAAAAGAAAATTCAACTACTGTAATTACAGTTCCTGAAGAAATCAAAATTGGAGACGATTTAGCTGTTCTTATTTCAGTTGAAAACGCAACCGGAAATGTTACTCTTATTGTTGACGGTGCTGTTAATGTATTACCTTTAGAAAATGGTATTGCAACTTATATTATGGATGCTATTGCTGCAGGTGAACATTCAATTGTTGCAATTTATTCTGGAGATGACACTCTTAACCCATCATATAACGTAACAGGTTTCTATCTTGAAGTATTCGCTACTGAATTTACAAACCTAACTCTTGACGGAAGCGGATTCATTGATGGTGTTTTAGTAAACAGCCTTGGCGATGCAATGAACAACACAGTCATATTCTACACATTAGATGGTGTAAAATACAACACTACAACTGATGAATATGGTGCATTCATAATAAACATTACTAAAAGTACTGATGTTGAAATTTCATACGCTGGTGACGATTACTACCTGCCAACTAACATTTCAATTAAGTTAGAAAACGTAGCTCCTACAAGAACCGCTACTGTTATCAACAGTAGTGACTTCACACAATATGCCTGTGATTTCTATGAAGGAGAACGTGGTGGAAACTTCACATTCCAGCTCTTGGACATGGTAGGCAATCCTCTTGCAAATAAAACCATCTACATCGGTTACAACGGTGTAACATTAAACAGAACAACCGATGAAAACGGTTTCGCAAATGTTCAAATTAACCTCAAAAACGCAGGTTTATACACATTTGTAGTAGTATTCCTTGGTGATGAAAACTACAACGCTTCCATGGCAGTTCACAAAGTAGTTATCGACAAAAAACCTACATCCATCTCTGCAAGTGCAAAAACATTTAAAGCTACTGCAAAAACCAAAAAATACACAGTAACTTTAAAAACCATCCCAGGATCATCCATCGATGGAAAAACATACCTTGCAGCAGGCAAAAAAGTTACCATGAAAATCAATGGAAAAACCTACACAGCAAAAACCAATGCTAAAGGTCAGGCAACATTCAGCCTTAAAATAACCAAAAAAGGCAAATTCGCAGCTTCCATTAAATACGATGGTGACGTAACATACAAAGCTTCAAGCAAATCAGTAAAAATAACAATTAAATAG
- a CDS encoding DJ-1/PfpI family protein, whose translation MTKIGLAYVSGAVPGFEDFGNLPTDIVKENGLVNGNKASQELDALIIPGGTLIESNDINMPLNKEIKKMARDGKPIIGICAGFQLLSNQIDIGRKSPVPIVKDGLGIIDVNFSPLITSDRVKAKVFDNSFLVKNQKEDVDGFHTHTYGKVEGDAKPLFYSKVQRMNYGDTNEKGDYNIFSGACNDDGNVIGTMIHGILDENPILVENLKEQIDIHLHDMDDIYSRNKQVKKFLQSEVGINTNIKVPSIKTTGKPKYLMIGSNGSDSGKTFILTGLAGALRKRGYKVALLKVGPDVRDIIPGLYLTKGKMEEFASIKIGHLGWRDIESTIAKLNSSDYDIVLIEGVMSVFTGLLNEKVPFSAAEIAMSSNIPMILASGVNKGGIESAAIDLVSHANMLEKFGVDVEAILLNKVYNDSIFDNVVPYIENNTNVKKVLKLPKLKSADMRGFIPEVEIRYELFTSHAMDLIENNLNIDEIISMAREVEFNKIYSYEEIKSKVI comes from the coding sequence ATGACAAAAATCGGACTTGCTTATGTTAGTGGAGCAGTTCCAGGATTTGAAGATTTTGGAAACCTACCAACAGACATTGTTAAGGAAAACGGACTTGTTAACGGTAATAAGGCTTCGCAAGAACTTGATGCTTTAATTATTCCAGGCGGTACACTGATTGAATCAAATGACATTAACATGCCATTAAACAAGGAAATTAAAAAAATGGCACGTGACGGGAAACCTATAATAGGAATATGCGCAGGTTTTCAGCTGCTTTCCAATCAGATAGATATCGGCCGTAAATCACCAGTGCCAATCGTTAAGGACGGACTTGGTATTATTGACGTTAATTTCTCACCGTTAATTACCAGTGACCGTGTCAAGGCAAAAGTCTTTGACAATTCATTTCTGGTAAAAAATCAAAAAGAAGATGTTGACGGTTTTCACACACATACCTACGGCAAAGTCGAAGGGGATGCAAAGCCGCTGTTCTATTCTAAAGTTCAGAGAATGAATTACGGGGACACTAACGAAAAAGGCGATTACAATATCTTTTCCGGTGCATGCAACGATGACGGAAATGTTATCGGTACCATGATACATGGAATTTTAGATGAAAATCCGATTCTTGTAGAAAACTTAAAAGAACAAATAGACATACATCTACATGACATGGATGATATTTACAGTAGAAATAAACAGGTTAAAAAATTCTTACAAAGTGAAGTAGGAATCAACACTAACATTAAAGTACCTTCAATTAAAACAACCGGAAAACCAAAATACTTGATGATTGGAAGTAACGGGTCCGACTCCGGAAAAACTTTCATACTTACAGGACTTGCAGGAGCACTTAGAAAAAGAGGTTATAAAGTAGCACTTCTGAAAGTTGGTCCTGATGTTCGTGACATTATACCTGGACTTTACCTGACCAAAGGCAAAATGGAAGAGTTTGCATCAATAAAAATCGGTCATTTAGGTTGGAGGGACATTGAATCTACAATAGCAAAACTCAACTCATCAGACTATGATATAGTACTTATTGAAGGAGTTATGAGCGTATTTACCGGTCTTTTAAATGAAAAAGTACCATTTTCCGCTGCAGAAATTGCAATGTCTTCAAATATTCCAATGATTTTAGCTTCAGGTGTAAATAAAGGTGGAATTGAATCAGCAGCAATAGATCTGGTATCACATGCGAATATGCTTGAAAAATTCGGTGTTGATGTAGAGGCAATTCTGCTCAATAAAGTATACAATGACAGTATATTCGACAATGTGGTACCTTATATTGAAAACAATACAAATGTCAAAAAAGTACTAAAACTTCCAAAATTAAAGTCCGCTGATATGAGAGGATTCATTCCCGAAGTGGAAATCAGATATGAACTGTTTACATCACATGCCATGGATCTGATTGAAAATAATTTAAATATCGATGAAATTATCAGTATGGCCCGTGAAGTGGAGTTCAACAAAATCTATTCATATGAAGAAATAAAAAGTAAGGTGATATAA
- the gatA gene encoding Asp-tRNA(Asn)/Glu-tRNA(Gln) amidotransferase subunit GatA gives MNVIEKLNSIKNGEMTAKENVESFIKVIDENNEKINAFIELNYENALKQAEAIDEKIANGEDVGALAGLVFGIKANINVEDMIISAASKTLEDYYGSYNATVVDEILKEDGIIIGILNMDEFAAGSSTETSYYGPTQNPAAMGRIPGGSSGGCAAAIAADMCDISIGSDTGGSIRNPASHCGVVGFKPTYGAVSRQGLLDLSMSLDQIGPLANDVSGIAVALNTIAKYDETECTTLDWEKPDFTEVLEDTSLEGMKIAVCKEFIDVTDDEINKTVNKAINKLVDAGAELVEVSFDYIDLCLPTYYLINYVEFFSATRKYDGRDYGSRIEEVCGDEVLRRIKIGSHIAEAEFSGKYYKQALKARSVIRSEITSMLENVDMIVGPTVPKLPHEIGEELEPMEMYAYDILTVIANLAGIPAASIPAGEVDGIPVGLQIQAKPLDDLKIIKAMSVFENTQ, from the coding sequence ATGAACGTTATTGAAAAGTTAAACTCCATAAAAAATGGAGAAATGACAGCTAAAGAAAATGTGGAAAGCTTCATTAAAGTTATCGATGAAAATAACGAAAAAATTAATGCATTTATTGAATTGAACTATGAAAATGCATTAAAACAAGCTGAAGCCATAGATGAAAAAATAGCTAATGGTGAAGACGTTGGTGCTTTAGCTGGATTAGTATTTGGTATAAAAGCAAACATTAATGTTGAAGATATGATTATTTCAGCAGCTTCCAAAACCTTAGAAGACTATTACGGAAGCTATAACGCAACTGTCGTTGATGAAATTCTTAAAGAAGACGGAATAATCATCGGTATTTTAAATATGGATGAATTTGCAGCAGGAAGTTCAACCGAAACTTCATACTACGGACCTACCCAAAACCCAGCTGCTATGGGCAGAATTCCTGGAGGTTCTAGTGGAGGTTGTGCAGCAGCTATCGCAGCTGACATGTGTGATATCTCTATCGGTTCAGATACCGGAGGATCCATCAGAAACCCTGCATCCCATTGTGGAGTTGTTGGATTTAAACCAACTTACGGTGCAGTTTCTAGACAAGGTCTTCTTGACTTGTCAATGAGTTTAGACCAAATCGGACCTCTTGCAAATGATGTAAGCGGAATTGCAGTAGCTTTAAATACTATTGCAAAATATGATGAAACCGAATGTACCACTCTTGACTGGGAAAAACCTGACTTTACCGAAGTTTTAGAAGATACTTCCCTTGAAGGAATGAAAATAGCTGTATGTAAAGAATTCATTGATGTTACAGACGATGAAATCAACAAAACAGTGAATAAGGCTATCAACAAACTGGTTGATGCAGGCGCTGAACTTGTTGAAGTCAGTTTTGACTACATCGACTTATGTTTACCAACATATTACTTAATCAACTATGTGGAATTCTTCTCCGCTACAAGAAAATATGACGGAAGAGATTACGGTTCCAGAATTGAAGAAGTATGCGGTGATGAAGTATTAAGAAGAATCAAAATAGGTTCTCACATTGCTGAAGCTGAATTCAGTGGTAAATACTACAAACAAGCTTTAAAAGCAAGATCTGTAATCAGATCTGAAATCACTTCAATGCTTGAAAATGTTGATATGATTGTAGGACCAACAGTTCCTAAACTTCCTCACGAAATTGGTGAAGAGTTAGAACCAATGGAAATGTATGCATACGATATTTTAACAGTAATAGCTAACCTTGCAGGAATTCCGGCAGCAAGCATACCTGCAGGTGAAGTGGACGGCATCCCTGTTGGTTTACAGATTCAGGCTAAACCATTGGATGACTTAAAAATTATTAAAGCTATGAGTGTTTTTGAAAACACTCAATAA